One genomic segment of Deltaproteobacteria bacterium includes these proteins:
- a CDS encoding acetamidase/formamidase family protein: MVTISKQRLSYFVGPDVKPAMEIPSGTEVIFETVDCFSEMVKSEGDTFTSFAQSLEVLPGWNPITGPVFVREARPGDLLAIDILDIDLPDSGCTTYVPRLGMLSSAYQLGDDLGPDTRICRIQNGLAYLPVSRGEIAIPVSPMVGTISVSPRAERIGSFKFGAEHLGNVDCREITTGNRLVLPVNTEGALLGMGDVHAVQGDGEITGVAIEVSARVKVRVEVIPHDLAEYVGCPQINGGDFIGSIGCHFGEPLSENIKHAYFDLIHRLNRFHGFSLMDAYHLLGQVGEVRACQLVGDFQAAMVKIRRDFFHHR; the protein is encoded by the coding sequence ATGGTTACCATATCCAAACAAAGGCTGAGCTATTTCGTGGGTCCGGATGTAAAACCTGCCATGGAGATTCCTTCCGGAACAGAGGTGATCTTTGAAACGGTCGATTGTTTCAGTGAAATGGTCAAGAGTGAAGGAGACACGTTTACCTCCTTTGCACAGAGCCTTGAGGTGCTTCCAGGGTGGAACCCTATTACTGGACCGGTCTTCGTAAGGGAGGCCCGCCCGGGCGACTTGCTGGCGATTGACATACTGGATATAGATCTGCCCGACAGTGGCTGTACGACCTACGTCCCCAGACTGGGAATGCTCTCTTCTGCTTACCAGCTCGGTGATGATCTCGGCCCCGACACGAGGATCTGCAGGATTCAAAACGGTCTCGCCTATCTGCCCGTCAGCCGGGGGGAGATCGCCATCCCCGTCTCACCCATGGTGGGGACGATCTCGGTCTCTCCCAGAGCCGAGAGAATAGGGAGTTTCAAGTTTGGTGCCGAGCACCTCGGCAACGTGGACTGCAGAGAAATAACCACGGGAAACAGGCTCGTCCTTCCGGTCAATACCGAGGGGGCCTTGCTCGGAATGGGTGACGTCCACGCCGTGCAGGGAGACGGAGAGATAACGGGTGTGGCCATAGAGGTCTCGGCCAGGGTCAAGGTGAGAGTGGAGGTGATCCCCCATGACCTGGCAGAGTATGTTGGCTGTCCCCAGATCAACGGAGGAGACTTCATCGGTTCCATAGGGTGTCACTTCGGAGAGCCCCTCTCCGAGAACATCAAACACGCCTATTTCGACCTGATCCACCGGCTCAACAGGTTTCACGGCTTCTCCCTCATGGACGCCTATCACCTCCTCGGCCAAGTGGGTGAGGTCAGGGCGTGCCAGTTGGTCGGAGACTTCCAAGCCGCCATGGTAAAGATCAGGAGGGACTTCTTCCACCACCGGTGA